The following nucleotide sequence is from Stanieria sp. NIES-3757.
TCAGCCCAAGTTTCTACCGTTGATTCAGGATATTGTTGTTTAATTGCTGCGGCAGTCTGCGCCAGTTTTTTTTCCAGCGTTGTTGCTCTTCGGGATCACTTTCGACATGAGTAGGTCTTGGTCTTCGACGGACGTATTCTAGTCCTCGAAGATAATCCCATCCTCTTTGAGGTGCGATCTCTTTGCCTAATAACTCACTCATCCAAGCTGCTACTTTGGTTCCGCTCCATAATCCTCCTGACTCTGGTGTTGCTTGAAGGGCTTGCCATAATAAGGCTTGTTGTTGTTCATCCAATAGTGGCTTGGCTCCCTGATTCTCTTTTCTTTTATCCCCCAAGCTTTCTGCCCCCAAGCGATTGTAACCCCAGACAAGTTCGTAAATCCAGCTACGGCTATAGCCAGTTATCTCTGCTACTTGTTCTGTAGTCTTTCCCTCTGCTAACAACCAGATAATTTGGTAGTGACTTCGCTCTCGTGGTTCTCTTGAATTACGATATCGTTGTTTTAGTTCCTCTATACTTAAATGAGGTTCGATTCTAATTCGTTTCGGCATCAATTGAATTTGGTTATTTTCTCTGCTTGATTATATCATGGGCAATTAAACGGATTTAATATAACCCCTCTTTTATGACTATGGGGAAAAATATTGAATTAGCAAGCAACAGAGAACGAATACTCTAAAAATTGACTTTGAGGAAAAGGAGAACCACGAAAGCGATTCATAATGTTGATTAACTTAGAAAAACCAAGTTGAAGATGTTGATTAGGAAATACGGATAGCCAAGGTTGAATAAGAGAGAAAAAGATTAATGGTTGAATAATTAAGCGCAAGTTATTTAAAGAACTTTTCCAACCAGCACCAGAATCCCACGCCTGATGATTAGAGAAAGGAAAAGAAGAAACTGATTTAAGAGTAGAGACTTGAGAATTGGCATCGGGAACAATCGTCTCTAATTGAAAATAATTAGCTTGAAGACTTACTAAAAAATAAGTACTCATAATTAATTCCCACCAGCGTTCTATACCGTGATAATCTGTAACTCGAAAATCTGCCCAACCAAGTTCATTTTTGACTTGTTTAAACGCATATTCAATCCAGTTTCTCAAACTATATTCTGAAGCAATTGTGGTGGCAATTTTGCCTTTTTTATTCGTCATAATAAACCAAGTATCTTTTGGTTCAGGGTTTTTGTCGTCTTGTTTACTTATTTGATAGAAACGAATATGTTTTCTTGTGCCAAAAATAATTTCTCTAATGTATCTAGTTTCGCTCTTCTTTCGAGATAATTTTTGTTGATAAGCTTGCCATCGATTATATTTTTTTTTCTCATCGCCGAACATCCAAACCTTATGGTTAGAGCGAATTGCCACAATATACTCCAGATTCAATTGCTCCAAAACTGTAATTACATCTCCACTTTCTCCATACAAACTATCAGCTAATATTAACTTGATGTTAAAGTTCCATTTTTGTAATTCCTTGATTATTTCTACAGCTAGTTGTGGTTTGGTTTTATATGTATCTTCTGCTTTGAGGCATTTGTTCGGCTTAAATATTTTAAAAAGTAAAGGGTATGTTATTCCCTCTACTACTGCATAAGCATTAACCGACACAATTCCATTTTTTGTCTTTCCTAAATTACCAATATACTGTCTGGCTACATAATCAGTTGTTTTTCCTTTCTTGACATCTCCTGTTTCATCAATACAAAGAGTTATTTTTCTTTCTCCAATCAATAATTTAGTCAACCATAATCTAATTTCTCGTATTTTTTCTACATTCCAATGAGCTTCAGATAGAAAATAATTTAATCCTTGACTATCTTTTAATCCTACCGCTCTTGCTATCTTTGGTAGCGACTTTCTAGGTATTTCTGATAGCATTCCTAAATGTA
It contains:
- a CDS encoding putative transposase, with translation MVTPRREASSTVSFIDHYCQAYQELFSDVRNYEAFKLIHLGMLSEIPRKSLPKIARAVGLKDSQGLNYFLSEAHWNVEKIREIRLWLTKLLIGERKITLCIDETGDVKKGKTTDYVARQYIGNLGKTKNGIVSVNAYAVVEGITYPLLFKIFKPNKCLKAEDTYKTKPQLAVEIIKELQKWNFNIKLILADSLYGESGDVITVLEQLNLEYIVAIRSNHKVWMFGDEKKKYNRWQAYQQKLSRKKSETRYIREIIFGTRKHIRFYQISKQDDKNPEPKDTWFIMTNKKGKIATTIASEYSLRNWIEYAFKQVKNELGWADFRVTDYHGIERWWELIMSTYFLVSLQANYFQLETIVPDANSQVSTLKSVSSFPFSNHQAWDSGAGWKSSLNNLRLIIQPLIFFSLIQPWLSVFPNQHLQLGFSKLINIMNRFRGSPFPQSQFLEYSFSVAC